Part of the Athalia rosae chromosome 2, iyAthRosa1.1, whole genome shotgun sequence genome, TCACTAAAATTATAAATTCCTTTCATAATATTGTGATAGGTTCCGATGCGAAGTTCGTTAAGGGTTAGCTTACGTATTTACGGTTTACTTTTGCTAAACAAACGGGCTGTCGAGGTggtatgaataaatgaatataaaacacATAGATCGTATACTTATATTACATGTGTttgataatatacatatatatgtatgtatatatgtatatgtagagCGGGAATACCCGATTGTAACGAACAGCGATTCAGCATAACTCACTCGTTGCTTCACTTTACAGTACTTTTATTCGCATAAATCACGAGTGattctcttcttgtttttgCAAAGCAGAAAGAATTACCCTAAATGCCGGCCGTGGGCAAATTGTACGTAatgcgtgtacacgtacaactAATGAATACGAGTTGCTAATATGCCGTTAATAGCGTAGCGTATTAATATTAAACCATCTActacatgtatacacgtatatttatggGATTCGCGAAAGTACGACGGaagtataatttataatacacAGATTATGCAGTAATcaggaaaggaaaagagaaaagaggcgAACAGATGTATATATGGAGTCGATAAAAGCTCTTAGTGAGATAAAAAGCaacaataatttatgaaaGCTTCCTTTCGTCCACGGTAAATTGCGAAAGCTCACAAAGTGATGATAAAACagatgatatatatatataggattttgattcgacgagtaccgcggtattttttcctctcttttttcactctcttatTTCTTATCAATCCGTAAACGAAAGCGCGACGATAAAGTCAATCGATGGATCGCCCCcatatttatagaaaaatttgaatcaccCTACCATTCCGGTTGAACGTTAACGTCGAGATTAAATTTTCGCAAGCTCAAACGGACAAACGAAGAACGAGTGTTTCGGATTTACGgatcttatatgtatacgtacgtgtattaaTACCGCATAAGATTGCGTGCCAAGTTCTTCTAATAACATATTTTCTCTACCCGATCGCGTGTCGGTTTTTcaagcacacacacacacacaaccgTATAAGGATTTTTACTTCCCGTTAAAAGTAGCAGCGCCTTAAATTCCGCACAAAGCCCCGCcggttatttttcacccccgcgCGCACCCGGTTGAATGTgcttgaaaagagaaaagaaaattatgataacaataacagcaACACTGTCAATGATAATCGCAATCGCAACAATAACCTTGTTCGGTGATCAGTTTTCGGGTTAGATTTTTTCTTGCTAGACTTGTGTGAACTTTTCTCATCAACATTTGGgatcaaaaatacaaaacaaatTTAGGATTTGGGAAATTGGGGAAGTTTGATTATATCGATTAGCATTATAACTGACTCGAATTTCAGTTCGGTACACTGACAGGTGAGTGGAAAGTTACTTTTCGGAGCTTAATGACAACACGTTGCACCTACCGGACGAGAGAGAAGCCGAAGAGAATAAGACGACACGGTGAAGTTACGCGGGGTCGAATTCAAAGTCGAAGACCGGATCAAGCCCCGAAGGGTTGAACTCTGAAAACCACCTGCCGCTAGGAATAACTAAAACGTGCTCACACGCAACGAGTGGGAAGCTTGGAGAGTTTCGATTGGGTACAAAAAGTAGACAAGCCGAGAGACTGACTTCGTCCACATCGGATGACGAAATTTCCCCTCCGTCCTTCTCGCGCGTAGCGATGTATAAAGACTTTGTCGGACGACGTGCGTCCAGGAAATAAAACACCGTCAACTCTACCTAACTAGCTTCTCTAATTGGGAGATTAAGAGGAGAGAATTAGGAAGGTTGACAGGTGAAATATTATTAGCGGTAAATTAGATCCCCTACgccccctccccttccccgCCGATATAGGTATTCGAATAACCcccgtacgtgtataaaatgcACCTCGACATAGACGAAGAGAAAGGTATATTGATTCGGTTTTAAATAGCCTTttagggggaaggggggggaaggagtacatgagaagagagaaatttaTCTGGTGATCAGTGACGTGGTTCATTGGATGCTTCGAGTTTATCAAAGCTTTCCGTATTACGTACAATATAAAAGGGGGATGGAGAACGAGgcgagggaggaggaggggtgGAGGTAGAATAAAGTGCAACTTCAGAGTCTGGAAAAAGCTTAGCGTCGAATAAAGAGGAGCAGAATTCACCTATTCCtgaagagaataagaataagaagaagaataagaagaagaagaaaaggtaaAGGAGAAGTTGAACGTACACCCGTGTCATGATCAGTGTAGTCTTCGTGGTATAGTATAATAGTCCATAAGAAAAACAGGGTAAAACACTCACAGAACTAACCGCCTTAGGGACAAACATCCCTTACAACGTACACgaacaaaatgagaaaacgaaacgaaatgaaaaaaaacaaaaaaaaaaaaaaaaaaaaaaaacacaacccAAACAAAGAAGGaggtaaaaagaagagagagagaaaggaaaaactgaatagaaaaagagTGAAAGAGATCGGATTATTTCGCGTTAGGAAGAACAAACCGTGTAGAATCGCCGAAATTAACTGGGAATGGACTCTACTTGAGAAACGGTTTGAAGGGCTATTTTTGCACCCTATGTAAGAGATGTGTCAAGAACACGACCCTTCGGCGGTGTTCACCCTACATATTCGAGGATGTCTGAACACATATTTATTCCTCTGGCGTATTTGATTTATAAAAATGACGGAATTATCAGAAGCGAAACAACGTGATTTCGTACGGTGCGGCGAAATGTGCCCTGACAAAATATACGCTATTAGTGAcgctcttttttgtttcagaatgttttttcgttccgtCCTCATACTCGGTGTAGTATTTACATCCGCACTTGGAGAAAAATCGCCTAACGGCGATGCTGTGCCGGTCAAACGAGCCCCCATGGGATTTCAGGGTATGCGAGGAAAGAAGGACCTTCTGACCTCAGCAGCGTCGGAAAACCACGATGATTATTCCAAACGAGCGCCAATGGGATTTCAGGTACGACATATAGATACGCGTGAACTATAAGTTATCTCGATACATTTCATTGCCTTAGTTGTATTTGTGTTGTTACGTtcatatggaaaaaaaaaaaaatgaattccgaACCCCCCGGGGGGATGAGGGGTAAAAAGTGATACTATCGTCATGCCTCCGGacattgatgaaatttttagcCGCGAGGATAACGATATGAAACGTGCATCTGGTACGGGATTTCAGGAAatgaggggggaaaaaggacTTCCTCAAATCTAatatcgatgataattttcagcTCGACAACTTTATTCAAGAGGACTACGATAAGAGGGCGAGAATGGGATTCCAGGGTATGCGTGGAAAGAAGGCAATCAGTGACGATGAACTTTACAAAAGGGCCCCAATGGGATTTCAAGgaatgaggggaaaaaaatccatgGAAGAGGtgtttatacgtattatatcgtctcgctgtaaaaaaaaaaaaaaaaaaaaaaaaacaaaactacaaaatagaagaaaaaataatttgcgaatctatagaaaaaaaaaaaaaaaccaaccgttGAATTTATCTCAATGCAACAGGTCATGGAGGAGATTGAAAAACGCGCGCCGATGGGATTTCAGGGaatgagagggaaaaaaacttaCCTATCTTCTCTGGAATACCCCGACGATTATGAGAAACGGGCTATGATGATGGGCTTCCAGGGCATGCGGGGTAAAAAGGACGAAGTTGATTCAGACTGGGACAAACGTGCTCCCATGGGATTCCAAGGTATGCGTGGTAAGAAGAGCCTTCAGGACGAAATCGAGGAACTAGAAAAACGTGCCGTCATGGGGTTTCAGGTGGGTCCATGTTTTTAACCACTTCAAACAGATTTCCCCTGTCAcagaaaattcgagaaaaatatcTCACCTTGTACCGCCGCGAAACCGcgatgttgaagaaaaaaaataaaccactaaaaaacgaaacgacgagAAACATGTATCACAGGTACATACGTGGCACAGGTATATGAAAAAGTCCCGTAGGAAATAAATTGCCCAGGGTTTTCCGACAAATATTTAATTCTGTCGGGGAATTCGATTTCATTGATTCGTTGACCGATTTTCTAACTACGTGACAAAACACGGAGATGTAAGGCCTTCATAATTTAGTAAGTGACCTTTTCAAAGGTAAACCGAACGAACTTCCGGAGATCTTTTGCGGAGATTTCCTCGACGTTGGAAACTAAATTTCGATTGGTTTTGAACGATTTCAATTGAATACAACTACACGGTTGAATTATCAACATCTGATGGTCAATTATCTCTCGCTACTTCTGACTCCCCCACCgatgtagatgaaaaaatagagaattcCTCGAGTTGGAACTTACacgttttcttttattcaaacctttgtttcgtttttccttattttcaggggatgagaggaaaaaaggacagTAGCGGTGGTGGCGGCGGTTTGAGTAgcctagaaaattttcttgaaGAATACGAGAAGCGGGCTCCGATGGGATTCCATGGAATGCGGGGTAAAAAAGCGGCCGAAGAGTACGACTGGGATAAAAGAGCCCCTATGGGGTTCCAAGGAATGCGGGGAAAGAAGGACCTACATATATTGCAAGATGAAGATACTTCAGACACTTCTGCTTACGGAGTTAACACCGACTTTGATAAAAGAGCGCCTATGGGGTTCCAAGGTTAGATTAAAAGAACCACTCACTCGATCggacgtatttttttcatccgcaaaTAACAGAAAAGCTCATCAATCATCCATTTATAATCTgtgtaaagaaaaatgattttttcgtcaacaCTTGTAGCTACATTATTCGTAATTTTGGAAAGTTTTCCCGTATCGAACCGTAATCGATCGCCagaagtaaataaatttttccacatttacttttttttaacagGAATGCGGGGTAAGAAAGATGACGATCGCGTTATAATACCAAAGGATTATATTGTCGGacaacaatttgaaaaacgatcaCCAGCTTTCGGTTTCTTTGGTAcacgtgggaaaaaaaatcctagaTGGGAAATAAGAGGTAAATTCGTTGGTgttagagggaaaaaatggttACCGGAAACATTGCATCGTCCCGTTGATAATAACGATCATCAGGACCTAAACGGAAGTGATGAGTTAATCAACGAAATCGAAAGGATCGATAATAAATCGCAAATATCGCCCACGCTAGGTAACTTAGGTGAGTCGGAAATTACATGTATTTACGTAATCTTTTGTTATTTCCTTCATCTTATTCTTCCCCCGAGTTCCGTCaattgaaatgtaaaaataaaagaatatacGTGCAAAGAAAGAGATcgagaagaattttccaaattcctccttttgaagagaatttacgcaaaaaattacacgaattattttgttttgcaCCGGATGACGAACTCCTCTCGCATTTAGCTCGACTTTCGTATCGCacgatgaaatatattattcatgcACACCTATACGTCGCGTGGTTACGGTTTCCCGAGGGGAATAAAAAGCAATGTGCATCAGGAACGCGTGCTCAAGTGCAAATATAACATTATATCTATCTCTCAAGGAATTGCGGCTAACCAAATACCCGCGATATTTAACACTCCTCtgctatacctatgtacatatacgtcgCATAAGCCGCAACTCCCGCAAGAAAACTGCGTGGTCGCAAAATTTGAACGATATCGGAAATGAATAAGAAATCTGTGGATTTTTGTTattgaaacaacaaaaacctAAAACTTTTCACAACTATGAgggttttatttctttatatCGCCCCCGATTGTATTGgacgtgatttttcttttaatcatTCTGAATTTCGCTTCATAAtttcatacgtataatttGAGGACATATCAAAAGAGCATTCTTCAAATTTAAACAGAAAGTTAACTCCACTTTTTTCACCGACAACTCTTTgactggaaataaaaaatttcgacctCAGTAGGGGGCGACAGTGGTTGTTGGCAACCTCGATATGTGTTaaactttttttcgcttctggTATCAAATCATTTCAAACTTACACCAtaaatttctctctccctctctctctatataaaATACTGTACCGTGTGGTTACATGtgtatcgaattttttatactttaacTTCTTTGTTCTACAAAACTGCTATAGTTaggattatatgtatactatgaagagtttttaaaattgaaagatttatGATCAACCATtactttctccttctttctacTTCGTTTCTTTGCTCGAACAACCCTCCACATTTCGCTGTGCAACGGAAAGCGTTTCGtacgaataatttcaattggaaaataaaatgaaattaaaaaaaaatatttatacatataatcaaaCGGACAACTCTGATCGTTACTTTTCTCTACACATTCACCATTATTAATCTATTCCAATTTATCAATGATAACGaataattgttatcattattgatGTTAACACAGTGATAATACCACcattttcttctgtttcctAATGTTTCAGATATCCTGCAGTAGTTTTCTCATAGACCGTTAGTATTCAACTTTCCCCTCTGCATCCGAActaagaaaaaagtaacgagggataagggaaaaagagaagagatcATTTGAAAACGGTAGccaacttatttttttattactaatattattaacgttattattattattattattattattattattattgtcattactTTATTGACCAATATGCTGAAGTATGATGATATATACGCAttcctacatatatatagtgtGCATTTAAAGGCATATATGTAACTGTGTGTCTATGTATAATGAAAAAGCCTACGTCAGTATTAATATTACTGTGAACccgaataataaaagaaaaaaagaaaggaaaaagaattatatagatctctataaatatgtacaataaatatatatctttgaagagaaaaatagaagaaaatattacGTTGCGTAGATACGATGAACACAttatttgtatgaaaaaaccaaaaaaaaaaaaattctcaaaggaAGGACACGAAAGAATTGTATTGCGGACGATGGtgataatttatcattttgtACCACGAGTACGATGATTAActgatgattaattaattgatgatTAATTTGCACACGTTTGTATTGAAAATTAGGTTGATTTTCGAGTCTAAATCTGAATCtattagaatgaaaaataaataaagagaaagacTACCACCTTTGACCTTCGTACATTACCTATATACAGTACAtatcctatatgtatacgtgaagaattattttattactgttattattaggATTATTAAATTACCGATGAAGAGACGTGCCATACTATGAACGATATTAGgtaaaggatgaaaaattgaaattgaataatttgtcAGAAGAATTTTGCAATATCATTTTCCAACAGAATTGgagacgatcgatttttttctcgttcaactTAACGTTGTACGGTCAAGATAATTATACCCTGTTAAACTTTTGAGTTTTTGAgttactcaattttttatgcaTACCTGTTGTGAACGTTCACTTGTAACAGTATCGTAAAACTTAGCCCCAGGCTGGAAGAGGaacaatatttattatcattataatttatttgatctAAAAAATCCATCTCTAAATAAATCGTCCTTGTAATCCTAAATCCTAAATATCTTCGACAAAACTATTTAAGCTACTCATTGGGTACCTTGtaactaattattattgttaatgttacaattattgttattatcataggTATTAAagacatatatatgtgtgctATGAAGAATATCTATCGTACATCTATATtataactgaaaaatttcctattatatatgaaaagaaattagataATCTTCTTCAGAGATCGCAGCTGCACCAATCTAATCGCACTAAATTTAAATGATTCTTCTACTAATCTTCACTCTTTCTCTATACATATTGCGATTTCTATGAACTTCTATCTTTAATAAACTCATTGTAATTTTGTCGATGTAACAATCGTTGTGGAATAGCTGTTGTTAAATTACTGTTGTAGtaaatatcaattattgtaaattatgtaaaataattacagTTATTTCAGTAGGAATTGTCTTCTCTCGGTAGATAAAAATATCTACCACTTCGATGCGCAAACTTATTGCAGAATTCTATCTGCTTCCTTAATTTCGTCTCTTCGTTCTAACGACACGAAACTAGACGTTTCAGTTCTGATTGTTAGGGTATGcgatgaaagaataaattagCAAGAGATTTTTAGGAATTACCAGAACGTATGAGGCTTGCTTCCTCTTTTAAATGAGAGGGGATACGTAACGGTAATtcagatataatatttttttttcttttttttttctgttaaaaCATGAATTAACTATAAATATCTTTTAAGATCGAATCGTATCATGGTATGGCACTGCAGAGTGATGAATAAATTACTGCATATTGTTCGAACCGaatgattatttattgataaaaaaattatcgaacgatctattgaaaaaaaaaaaccaaagtacacaaaattattataattactttGACGCATgcattgtatatatgtatatggatatatacgtGATAATAATTACGGTAAAGTAACGaaggtaaataataatttcatcattgTTTGCAAATATATGAAACATTAATacatgaagaagaagagaagaagaataaagtaacaaaaacagaaatctGTATGTCAGATGTacgtgttgaaaatttgttgtagaattgttttcaatatttgaagATTATACACACGGTCACATACATATCAGTAAATAGGCAATGCATTTCATTACTTCTTTCGAacttatttcattgaataattccCAATCTTCTCGATATCTTGCGATGGACATATTCTGTTGAAACACGAAATACCGCCCGCAAGCCCGCGTTTCGCTATTCTTCAGCAGTTAACAGACATTCCGACGTTTCTTCATAAGGTAAGCGAATTTCTAGTGGTGATAAATACCCCTCTTCGGGTGCTTTGCAAAGAAATTCTTTCGCACAGCTGTGCTTACCTCGTATAGTTACTTAGCTCACTTAACATTGCCCGGCAAGACACCATACATAGGTTTTTTCCGAGGGTACGCGACCGTCGGTCGGTAATTCAGAGGAGTTGGATTCGATAGTAAGGTAGAATGTACGTACGAGTATTGCGGTAGGGTATGTTTGTTGGTAAATATTTCGAAGGTATATGGGTACCAACAGGGATGATGCCACAACCCATTTGGTTCGAACCACGGTTCAATTTATATCAGACAACAATGAATTGTGACAACGTTCGAAGGGACGCTCGAAAAACTGACTTTCGCATAAATGCTTCGAGGAAACATCGAAAACGATTTTTTGCAGCCTAGTTCCTCAACGAAAATACTTCTAATCGATGCGAAATCGTCGTTAGCTGCACAGAAGATGAGAACGAGAAATACATGACGTTCTCCGATTGTCGAATTCGacatgatttttcactttttttaacATCACTGATAccaattaaatttattctaaATGACCGTAAGAAActaggtttgaaaaattaggaCTTCTCTTGGAACGCCTAAATGTATGCAGCAGTTAATAGACTTAAAAAATcgtctctttttatttgtaaCTATTAAGATTGTAGGTCTAGATCAATGAGAATAGCTGTTCCAGAttacaaaattataaataaccaTACTGTATGGTAGATAATTAGtagatttttttgtagaaattttATCTATCTAAGAATAGAAAGATTATAATCTTAAGATTATAATTATCTTAAGATTATAATTATCTTGAGATTATAATTATCTGTCGTCAATAAGATAATTAGTCGAAAGGATTGTAGGAGATAAAAGATGAAATGTAACTTTTTGATAAAAGTGAATTATATTTCGTCGATAACGTGACGCTCAGCAATCTTCCCCGTTAGCTAGTTCCATCTCTTCGTCATCATCTGAACTGAGATAAAAACGAGATGTCATCGGCCAACCGGCCATTACGTTCCATGTAGTCGTCATGCTGAAAGCTATACACAGATCGTTTCACAAGGTTGTAAATTCTGGAGTAAAATCTGTTGGTGAAATGGGTGATTTGTCATTTCCAGCTACTTTGAGAGAATTTGGCTACGATTTTGATGGAGGTAAATCATTAAACTATCCACGTCGAAATCTCATTATCTATGACCAATCCTATTCTGTACCTGAATATTGTTCGTGCATCTCCGTACCAATCACTCGATAAGTCTCCTCCCTTAATGTTCAGGCGGAAAACTTCGAAAACTTGATCCAGAATCCGGTAACATCACCCATGAACCGTTTGAGTTCAATGTATCGGACGATCACGCGTTCAATCAAAAGAGATACGAAGCTCTTGGTcaggtaattattattgagaACAAACCAGGCGCGCCAGAATCTATCTATATTGGAGTAATTCAACCAACGACAGAGAATCACCGAACCTTATTTCAGATAATCGACAATTACGTATACGATATTTTGGAAAAGGACGCGGGCTTGACCAGATTACCAGTTCCCGGAAATTCTGCTTCATTAAAAACACCTGAATTATCTTCATTCATATTCGCGAGTCCTGATGCCCtgatcaatgaaaaattgatgattttaATCCACGGCAGCGGTGTCGTCCGAGCTGGGCAATGGGCTAGACGTTTAATCATCAACGACAGTCTGAGAACTGGAACGCAATTACCCTATATCAAACGAGCCAAAGAACTGGGCTACGGTGTAATGGTTCTAAATACCAACGACAACCTGCGTAATGTCGATGGAAAACAATTGGAAATTCCAGTAATTGTCGTTATGATGATAAGTTTAATTTCAATCGGACAAGATTTGAACAATAAAATTTCCAGGGCAGCGAAGATCCTCACAAACATTTCGATACCGTTTGGAAAGATTACGTTAAAGATTCGAAGGCTAAACACGTTGCCATAGTTGCCCACAGTTACGGTGGAGTTTGCGTAGTTAAATTCGTaagtatcatttttatttgcaatGCATCAATACCAATTGACAAATATCGTTCAACAGGCTTCGGACAATCCTCAAGATTTCCAGGACAGGGTGTTCGCCGTCGGTTTGACGGATTCCGTTCACACGACGCCAAGGTCTTCCGAAGCGGAAACGAAACACATGTTAAAGGTGAGAGATCATccccaatttttattcgatttctaGATCGTCGaagagaatatatatttttttatttcgatccaaACGTGGATATATTCGGAATCGTAGTACCCAAATTTCAACGTAATAATTCGAGTGTCGGTACAGGGTAGTGGTATTGTTACGGGACGACAATGAAACCGCAGCATGACTTCCCTTTATTAGCTTCCTATTGCAGCTCTTATGAAATTGATCCCCCTCCGCTTCACGAGAGCAAAAGCAAGCATCGCCCACAGGTTTCAATGGGGCCAATAAAATGTAATTATCAGCTGATGtaccaaagagaaaaaaaagaaaaaatcgaaaccaaAGAGGGGACTCTTCCAATGcaggtttttgatttttcgatcgctcgtcgtctttcttttctccatttttgtgGCTCAAGTTTAATAGAAATCGGTGCGCCCATCTGGGATCAATTCCACGCGACGAGAGAATGTGTAATTCTGGGGGCGACTCCGTTCTATTAAACTCAACATGATTCCCGCGGTGAAAATATTAGCCGACCTCCGCCATACATTAGGCACCCCAAATACGTGTAGATATATGCACGTGATGTTTTagaagcgaaagagaaaaaattcttaaaaaaaatgaacgctaCCCAGAAAAGaatgctttttttcatcctgtCGTACAAAATGCGAGAAACTCGCGGATTCCTCGAAGGAAATTAATGTAACCTCACCACACGTAAAAATTaaacgtacacatatatttttgACATACATCTACGTGTAGATTGTGTATCGACTATTGAATTTCAGCTTCgagtttttacttttgtaattattttttactactTTTGTGCAATTTTGCATTCTGCATGGACCAGAGTAACAGCACATGGCCATGCGGATGAGGTACTTTTCGTATATTAcagacatatatgtataaaatatacacatatatatatatatacatatatatagagagatagagagagagagagagctacGGGGGGTGGGTTTTGAGACTCGATATGAATGTCGGGTGGCTGACAATGCCCGGGACGCGCTCTTCTGGAGTCGAGTGGAGTGGCTGCTCCCGGTGTTCCGTGAAAGCGGGATAAAGATGGAGCGTAGAAAAGTGTAGATCCCGTACGTGAGCGAGAAAGAAGGGACGTTTTAGAAGAGATTCGTGTTCAGAGTGCCCCGGGACTACGAGTGCTGCAGGCAGACTCGCCATGAGGAACTAATGTTCATCCAtccgacaacgacgacgacgacgaaaacgacTTGGGCGCTGCTATTTCTATAGAAGCCACTAATGCCTAATGGGATCTCTCTCGCTTCTGAATATCACAGCGACGACAACGGTTATATCCCTCTCAACTTACAACCCCCTTCGGATCAAACTACCGCGACTAAATTCCAACCCCTTttaccttcttctttttatcattttctttgcCTCTCATCGATATTCTAAATCGCGTGTTTCCACACACCGCGGAAACGAGACACGACAGAGGATACCACCTATACTTACATACGACTCGCGaaaaagttgcaaaaaaatttttcatttttctgggACACACCCCACTAGcaaattctaaaaatttcaagcCATTCGTTTTGTCAAAAAGTCGTATccccgaaatttgaaaaatgagaattgaaacTCCCCACTCCCCCATATTTATGAATGTACATGAAACCCACAATTTCCGTAAAATTCTCGATCGAATAACCCGGTCGAATCGAGTTTTGTGATTTGGAGTTGACTACCGGTTAGCCTTGTATAGTTACACAAAACGGACAACGTACTGTATTACTTCTATAATATCCATTTGAAAGGtaaacaaatttattattgCGCTGCGCGTTTCGTACAGAATGTTCATGCAGGTTACCCGCTTCCCGTGGGAATATCAGATCAGGTAAAGTATATTTTTAGCGATGTGTGATCCAAAAACAGGGGTCGGTAGACacgtaatacatacatattgtatacagAGTGTTTCAATTCAAAACGATTCATTCCGACTTAACAAATACTCAACGGAATCCTAAATCGACTTGTCAGGCGAAACATTGAGATGCTCTCAAGAAAATCGTTTGAATTCATCTCGATAgaacatggaaaaaaataatttctttttcattcatgcGTATAAAAAAGAGATAACGCGAACTTCACAACTACAAATCACGATTCATTCTTACCTTGTAGAgcattcaaaaattcaaaatctctaGTCTGACACGGTATACATCATTTATAGgcacatatacatgtatacatatctgCAGTAAATATGTAATCGGTGGAACAATTCCCTCGGGAAATGCAGGGATTGTATTTACTcaaagatataatatatagggaTGTAGTATACACAGTAGGTATACCAA contains:
- the LOC105689515 gene encoding tachykinins isoform X1; translation: MFFRSVLILGVVFTSALGEKSPNGDAVPVKRAPMGFQGMRGKKDLLTSAASENHDDYSKRAPMGFQLDNFIQEDYDKRARMGFQGMRGKKAISDDELYKRAPMGFQGMRGKKSMEEVMEEIEKRAPMGFQGMRGKKTYLSSLEYPDDYEKRAMMMGFQGMRGKKDEVDSDWDKRAPMGFQGMRGKKSLQDEIEELEKRAVMGFQGMRGKKDSSGGGGGLSSLENFLEEYEKRAPMGFHGMRGKKAAEEYDWDKRAPMGFQGMRGKKDLHILQDEDTSDTSAYGVNTDFDKRAPMGFQGMRGKKDDDRVIIPKDYIVGQQFEKRSPAFGFFGTRGKKNPRWEIRGKFVGVRGKKWLPETLHRPVDNNDHQDLNGSDELINEIERIDNKSQISPTLGNLDILQ
- the LOC105689515 gene encoding tachykinins isoform X3; translated protein: MFFRSVLILGVVFTSALGEKSPNGDAVPVKRAPMGFQGMRGKKDLLTSAASENHDDYSKRAPMGFQLDNFIQEDYDKRARMGFQGMRGKKAISDDELYKRAPMGFQGMRGKKSMEEVMEEIEKRAPMGFQGMRGKKTYLSSLEYPDDYEKRAMMMGFQGMRGKKDEVDSDWDKRAPMGFQGMRGKKSLQDEIEELEKRAVMGFQGMRGKKDSSGGGGGLSSLENFLEEYEKRAPMGFHGMRGKKAAEEYDWDKRAPMGFQGMRGKKDLHILQDEDTSDTSAYGVNTDFDKRAPMGFQDILQ
- the LOC105689347 gene encoding FAM172 family protein homolog CG10038 gives rise to the protein MLKAIHRSFHKVVNSGVKSVGEMGDLSFPATLREFGYDFDGGGKLRKLDPESGNITHEPFEFNVSDDHAFNQKRYEALGQIIDNYVYDILEKDAGLTRLPVPGNSASLKTPELSSFIFASPDALINEKLMILIHGSGVVRAGQWARRLIINDSLRTGTQLPYIKRAKELGYGVMVLNTNDNLRNVDGKQLEIPGSEDPHKHFDTVWKDYVKDSKAKHVAIVAHSYGGVCVVKFASDNPQDFQDRVFAVGLTDSVHTTPRSSEAETKHMLKVARNWVSSTKPLDTPERTPNGEIERCSAGHETHEMTSSSCMESLFDFIERLYNDKVQNTDRPN
- the LOC105689515 gene encoding tachykinins isoform X2 — encoded protein: MFFRSVLILGVVFTSALGEKSPNGDAVPVKRAPMGFQGMRGKKDLLTSAASENHDDYSKRAPMGFQLDNFIQEDYDKRARMGFQGMRGKKAISDDELYKRAPMGFQGMRGKKSMEEGMRGKKTYLSSLEYPDDYEKRAMMMGFQGMRGKKDEVDSDWDKRAPMGFQGMRGKKSLQDEIEELEKRAVMGFQGMRGKKDSSGGGGGLSSLENFLEEYEKRAPMGFHGMRGKKAAEEYDWDKRAPMGFQGMRGKKDLHILQDEDTSDTSAYGVNTDFDKRAPMGFQGMRGKKDDDRVIIPKDYIVGQQFEKRSPAFGFFGTRGKKNPRWEIRGKFVGVRGKKWLPETLHRPVDNNDHQDLNGSDELINEIERIDNKSQISPTLGNLDILQ